CCCGTCAGAATCTTTGAGCAAGATGAGAACATCAAGCAGATCTGAAGGTTGCTTCTTGGCCTTATCGTCCTCTCTCCACTCTCGAATTCTCTCGCTGATTAACGAGTCTTGGTGCTTGTTGATCACTTTTATGGCTTCACGAACTGTCCTCTGATTACCATCCAAGTCAAACCACCGCAGCCATGGCAGAATGTCCGACACAGAGTAGGCATAAAGGTGTGACAGCACAGTAAGCACAGCCTCCACTTGCTCTTCCTCTTCCTTCCCAGGCCCACCATCCTCTCTTCCCTTCCCAAAATATCTTCTACCGAACACTATTCTCCTCATTACCCCAGCCGCGTACTGCTTCGCGGCAACTCTCACATCCACCActcctccatctccaccgccaCTGCTAGCCAAGACCTGGTTATAAACGAACCGAACCAGATCATCAGCTTCCTCGGTTCTCTGCTGGAGAAGCCAAGCGAGCTTAGAGCGGTTGAAGAGCTCGGACACCAGAACTCTCCTCATCTTCTTCCACTGGCTGCCGATGGGAGTGAGGATAGTGGTCTTGTAACCGCGGCTTAATAGAGAACTGGCCGCCGTGTGGGGTCTGGAAGCGAACACTGCGTCgtgtttcttcaagaactctctGGCTATCTCTGGAGAGGTGACAATGATGAGATGAGTGGCCGTGCCGAGGCGGATAGAGGCAATGTCTGTGTTCATCTCCTTCATGAGACTGTGGATCCACTGGTACGCCGGTCTGTTCCGCAACATTTCCGGAATATTTCCGAGGATCGGCCATGGGGAGGGACCTGGAGGaagagtagtagcagcagtaggctTCTTATTATTACTACTGATAATAAGTACTAGATTGACGATCAAGTACTTGAGAAAACATAACAGTAATACTGTCTTCATTATGGGGAATAGCAGTAAAATTGGAATTAGGAACCCCATTTGTGTAGGAAGTTATAAGAATAATAATGATAAGAAGAAACGTTGTATATATCATTATAATTAATTACCCGTACAACTAGGGATGATGATGAACAGTATTAAGGGGGAGATCTAGCTAGAGAGAGCTGTGAAATAAGAATTGGTGTGTAGTATTTTTATAGTGTGTGTGCTATAGATATAGCCTCTTGAGCTAGGACGCGTGCATGGAGAATTGCTATAAGAGACGACACTAAACACAACAACGTAATGATATTGGGCCACGATAATCCGCTGCatacatatataatttatgtACAATTTTGTAATagataattaaaataggataaataatttgagaattttatttaaataaaatatttgatgCATATAATTGATTTAAaacttctattttttttattgaataaaacttctaatttaaaatctatagaagaaaaaaaaatcaaacttttttaaGAGATTCATTAGATAAACTAAATTAGATTCCcatattcaaaaataaaatataatcttTCTGCAAAGTTATACCTAACAATAATGATAAAAACAACACTTACGTATTTATTAGCTAGGACGCTCATCATTTACATATTAATTTTCTATTAAAAATTCTATATTATCCAAAAACAAAAgtaaaaagtatattttttttcttgcttTTTAAGTTAAATTGAATTTGTACTTATTTGTCATCTTATTCTAAAAATATTATAGTTCATTTTAATTTAGGAGCATACCATTTATAGATTGAGAAGAGGCTTCTCAttctcaaaagtttatttacaatTGTCGTGTGTATATATAGAGGGGAATTCTcttataggagcttcactttaagtcctaccagtgagactctcagtgttctcgatctttgaatagtttttggcgcgaatttcttttatgaccgtgtatattgtagctatttagagcattaacgcgattttcagaaaattccgaataatttatggtaccgaaaacttggttcaaacatgttgcactcgtgactaatttttttttatgcgcgtggaactcaatatgtttgaacctagttttcgttactgtaaactattcgaaattttctgaaaatttgcaggatgctctaaatagttacaatatatacggtgataaaaaaaaaatcacgccgaaaactattcacgggtcgagaaacactgagaaccctaccagtagggcttaaagtgaagcccctataaaaaaattgtcatatatatatcttttatatatatatatatgaccctCTTAATGATTACTATCcgattaatttaatattaatcattaaaTTAAGATCAATAGTCTATATTTATAAtggttaattaatatttttaaaagtaaaatttaatttttttaattttttataaatactACCTAATTACATGacagtcacatatttattaaattaaaaaattaaaaaaaagattatttaaatattataaataaaaattcaaaattaatgtaccTATTAGTAACTTTAAGTACCAAATTAATATAATGCTATCTTGTAATATTATCAACAACGACACAAGCACCTTCGGATATGTTTAGTAACAGAGCCGTAAACAAGAATACAATTTTCACGTGAAACTCGACATATTGGATTTTTCTTATcagattttttatatttattgtgGTCTACATTAATCATATGGAttgattcttttatttatttattttagaattcacattttttttatatttattgttatctacatttttttttttggataatatGGATTGATTTTTTTTTGGGCATGTGTAAATTATGGTCTACCTAAATCCATTGATAgctgtaagtttttttttttaatttaaaaaaaaactatatttattATGGACCAACGTAATTCATGGatggatttattttattttgtggcCATGCACATAAATTAACCTTAAATATACACCTCGCTAGCCAAATCATCAGATATCAATATTTGATATCTTTTATCTgttttatataataaatgtgtagataaatGAAATTTTTGATTTTAGGGGTTTTTTTTAAAggatttttatatttaatataatattattatatttaatattagtTTGTAAACATcacataaatttaaataaaataaaataaataattaaaaaaaattaaaataggatatttttgagatattttacattaataattatttaaaaataataaataattaaacaagttaaaatatgatatttttgagatattttacaatgataaatatttaaaaaaaaaataattaaacaaattaaaatatgatatgttTAGATATTtgacaatgataattatttaaaaaataataaaatcatacgtttcataacttaaataaaatttaattaaatttaaactcaattattggaataatatcatattaaacctaTAATATattctactgtcaattagcaataatttttttttaaaaaaaaaatcagcaagaaacttaaatttaaaatccacgtataatatttaatattatattaaacatataatatataatctcttgttttcACTCCCATATTCAAAaattataacaaacataaactttaaaaaattattcaattaaaacaggatatttatttgaaatttatacgaagttaatataaatttaataaaaataattaataaattctataaataaaactacagaaatgtgcattgcacgttacttgtatctagtatatatatatatatctctagtatgtagataacataaaattttgattttaaccgttgttttggttaactttaacaaaatattcaaaatatttaatggaatatatttttaatataaattaaaaataaatatttattaattatattaatttaaaggGGGAAATCTAGTTAGAGAAAGAGCTATGAGAACAATCTATGAAATAAGAATTGTTGTGTAGTATTTTTATAGTTTcagtacactactacaaaataccttTTATGGGTAACCTTTTTAAGACACGCTAAAATGTAAGATCTAAAAAATGTCTCTGAAGTTTTTAGGATTTttattgagagtccttaaaaaaaacattttaggactcgcaataagTGTTCTAATAAAATATGTGGGTCCTAAAAAAACCTGAAAAAGAATTGGAGTTGAGACTCTAATGGTAACTTTTAAGGGCTAACTTTAGGTGTCCTAAAAGAGTAAGTAAAAATGAGATAAAACACATTGGGGATTTCGAATGTGGGGGTTCATTATTTTTTTGAATCAGCTCCAAAATTAAAGAAAGGAGAAAACAAAGGAGAAGAAGAGGGGATCATCAGCTCTCACTCCCCCTCTCATCTGAAACCCATTTTCCCTCACATCTCCTATTTCCCAAATCACTACGGTCTCACTCTTACTGCCCACTCTATCTCATCCATTAAGgtatgtctatatatatatattgttaaagGTACCATTTAACTTCGggttttacataataaccgaagttaaatgtattttttcctaaaaaaatatattaattttatttgtattattattttggcttttataaaatattttaataattatttttcttaattctaatatgcaattattttaatattaataaatatatttgaccattccaataaacttaaaataaaataaaattcacaaactatatagacttaatgtacatatatatacacattcataCATAAAATAAAAGCTAAGTATCACATAAATATCTAAAGTGTTCATACAACTAAACATGTGAAGTTCACCTaagtaattatttgaaatattaaaatttcttaagtattaaatgttttaaaaaaaatttagcaAAATTTCCTCTATATATAGGAGTACCCAAACCTGTTGACATTCAATTTACAACTAAAATTTGCAATAGTTCACAGAGCAAATAAGCATAATCATGTCAAGTTTATCAAAAATTGGAGGAATACCTCATACTAAAAAGCAAAGCTTAGTCTTCAATTACAATATAACTCATGTTAATCCATTTTCCATCTTGGATGCTTGCCTTAAATTTTGATAGTATCCATAAGGCCCGTAGTTCAAAGTAACCTTATCTAGTCAAGAGGCATGATAATGTTACTTCAAACCAGGGACTTAtggttatcaccgcagcacacaaattccTGATATCCTATTTAAAACCTACTGCCAAACCTAAAAAGCTTAAATTATAACTCTATGAACAAATttaaaaacatgttcaattaataaatcctaaaaaaatgggcagagtttcctctgtttctataacatatccaaatttcataagtacctattaattcaatacaaagaaaaacaacaatcaacatgcataattccatccttataccATCACTAATTTTCAAAGTTAATTTGCACTAATTTCAATATGATttaactataattctataaatatgcgcaataataaataattaaactaaaataCTTACTCACATTCAAATTAATCTTCAAGTTAGTAACCgccaattcaaaaccaaaataCCGCCAAAACAATaattgtcctaaaaagtttaaacaaaaataaagtgTTAAAATTATTGAGTTTATATATAACTGTTACCCCCATTTCCTTCCCACATTTGCGGCTCCATACATGGAGTCTATGGGCCACCTTGAAGGGACTTATGGCCCAGATCGGGCCCAGTAGACGGGGAAGGAGTGAGTCCTGGCGGCTCAAATATCAATAAGCCCAACATTGTCCCGGAATATAAGTCGGGACCATGAAGTTGGCACGTTTCATCTTCCCGGATCCCTTGTATGGTGTTGTCCGGGGAGAAATAAGGATATTGTTTCCTCCAAGTCTAAAAACGGACCGGGACAGTAGTGGATGAATCCGGactctggtaaacgaaccagggtcctAGTAAATGGATCAGGGTGTTAGTAAATGAACCCTGACCGAGAGACTGGATTGGGCGTGATATACCGTTCCCGAAACTGACATCACCCCGAGAAACACATAGGTTTGTCCCCATAACTAACCTCCAAAAGAGGTTACATATGGAATGTACGCCGTTATTTCAAAACCGTACTGTCACTACTCTGACGGGCCCTGTCCCTCgaatctccttagaagcccacgcgaatCAGACTGAAGCTGTGTACTGTTGTCAGTCTTATAACGTGATAGTGCTCAAGTCGGCCcgatgggccctgattagtgtatttTAGTTAATAAAATCCTTTGTTTAAGTCTCCATCAATGAGCAAATAATGTTTATATCCTCattgggcctggattagtccAGTCCAAACCCAGggcactcaactgcctataaatatgaatagttgTGCACTGTGGAGATGATccgatttttctcttgtaagcatacgCTCTGCTCAAATTTAGAGAAAACTCCATTACTAAAGCtccttaagctctaatacaactgactcgtggactaaggctcgttaaCGCCCCAATAACGTAAAATCCCTTGTGTGATTATCTCCAATCCTTTCTTCTAAGGCattcttatcttttataattctagtttctgaaaaaatcggtaaacattttggtgctttcattgagagtcgaaGAAagcttttgtttttaaaaaaaaaaaggaagatatCGAATATCTGCAAAAATGGTGAACATGAGACATACTACGTTCGATCCTGCTCACCAAGAACAAGGCAAGGGAGAGCCACTGCCCAATCAACGTCTCCCTCAAAACCAACCTGAGGATACACCATATCaaatgccccagcttgatgagtcCCAAAACTATGAAGATGGGGAAGATTACGAGGAAGGTTACTATGAGGAAGATGTGGAAAATGAAGGGGGATACCATGGTCACGAAGCTGAGGATCCTGCAATCCCTGAAGAAGAAGTAGATCCCAACTAGGAGGACCTGGAGGTGATTAAATTGAGACAACAAGTCCTGGATCAAGAGGCCAGGATAGCTGAACAGAAAGAAGCCACTCGCCAGAAGCAAGAGTCCTTCTTGGCCCTACAGGCTTTCGTTGCTGCCCAAGGGTTTGTAGCCAACCCTCTAGCTGTTCCTCCTCCAGGAACACGGCTGTCGACCCCACCAGTTAGGGCCAACGTGCCCGAGAACACGAGGCTAATCCCTCCTCTGAGACAAGATTTTGGAGTCGGCCCAATCTAACAcggctcaagaaaaagggaaTGCCAAAGCAGCTGACCCTGTAGGAAAAGCAAACCCCTAGAGGAAAACTCCCCCCGTTCCGAAAACCAGGGCCAACCCAAggtcgctccctaggaaagagaaggtgtgtCCCATCCCAGGATGGGATCACCTGATCGATCTGCAAGGGATGTGCCCGCAGGGTACCAGGCCCCGAGCTGTCCCTAGACAGGTCGGATGGAAGCAACATTTCCACCTCAGTGCCTCTGTGAATAAAAATCATCGAGAGCGCTAGTGTGCTGATGAGCCAAAAGCCGTTAGTTTAGGGGACGACACGTCTCGAATAAACCTGCACAACGGTCTAAATGCCCAAAAGGAGTGGGCCCGCAAGGAGAAGATCTGCCCCCGAGGGGGAGACCTAAGGAATACCCTCAACGATAAGAGGAGCGAGAGGGTCCCCCTGGACGACGGAATGGCCAGACATTTTGTGGACCAACTGGCCGCGTTAAAGAAAGTCACGAACCGTCTAGTCTGTAAACAAGACGGAGGAGGTTCCGATTCTAAAGAAGAGGAAAATGAACCATGTGCCAAACACATCTTGGATGTGGTGCTCCCAAAGGGGTTCAAAATTTCGAATCTGCTTGCTTATACCAGGAACACAGACCCCATGGACCATTTGTCCCGCTATAATCGGTTAATGGCTGTAACCCATGTTTGTGACAACGACTAATGCCTCTGTTTTTCGATCACTCTAGATGGACCCGCAGAAGAGTGGAGGAAAAGGCTCAAGCCGGGATATATCCAATCCTGGTCTGGAATACAGTTGGCGTTTCGCAAGCAGTtcatggccgccatgaggatagacatgcaaatcagtgccctcacCAACATTAAACAACTCCCCACGGAGactctgagggcctacatccaacgcTTCACGGAAGAAGCCTTAAAAAcgaaggtggacgatgggcagcgCCTGGTGGACCTCCAATCCGGGATTCGAGCTAGgtcccctctctaggatgacATGCAACGTAGTAAGGCGAccaccctcgaagaattcataaggagggcacaaggctttatcaactgggaggaggcccataTCCAGGCATTCAGATGGCAGCCGGCTCCCCAGCCAAGTGCGCAAACTTTTCCCGAGTACGAGATGCAGTATCCGACCCCTCATTATCCAACACCCCCGGTGGCGCTAGGGTCAACGGGTACTACCGGAATGACCTTCGCAGCCCCGACGGTCTACGATCCTGCTTCCTCAAGATACGCGCTGGCCCAGTCCACCCCATATTCTAGATATGGGATGGCACCAGTCGGGTACATTGTTGCTCCCAGTGGGAGGGGGGGGCAGAGGCAAGTGTAAACCCCTCCTGGGGGAAGAGATTGGGGAAAGGATGACAGAACCGGTCCAAGCCCTCGAAAAAGGGAAagaggggctatgagccccaatattcagagtaCACCAACTTAGTGGATAccagggagaacatatacctagcCATGGAGAGGACAGTTCATTACCAAAAAcccacccccatgttcaaaggggaaAAGAACTCGAGGGACACCAGCAAGGGGTGTGCGTATCACAAAGACGTGGGTCACTCGATTGAGGAGTGTCGTCAGCTGAAGGGAGAGATTTagaatttgatcaagctgggacATCTCCACTGGGTGTTCCGGGACTGCCAACAGCTCCTGGAAACCCCGCGAGCCCGGGTACAACTGGAGCGTACCAACCTCTCCAGGGAGGATGCGCGACAGGCCCATCAAGGGGCCCCAATTGTGCAGGCACCCAAACCCGGGGTGCCATTCCCCTTTGGAACCGTGCTCCCACGAATAGatggtcacgtagccaccatctcaATTGGGCCACACCTAGGGGGACCATCCCAGAATTATCAAAAGTGGTATCTCAGCGAGCTTGACCACGGCCAAGAGGTATTTGCCTTGGTCCAGATCCCGACTCAATGCCCGAAGTTGATGAATTTACCCATCACCTTCATGGGAGAAGGCGCCCGGAACGTCCACTTTCTGcatcatgaccctctggtcatcgatgcccaaatcgccaacaaaatggtgtcccgagtgttggtggatgacagaAGCTCTGCcaatattttattcaagctagcCTTCGTCGTGATTGGCTTTACTAAGgcagatctggcctcatgcccaactCAGATCTACGGGTTCAACGGAGATTCAATACTCCtaatggggaagatccagttgccTGTGACGTTGGGGAACGAGATCCAGGGCTTGTTCAAATTCTATACTTTCGTAGTGGTTGATTGTCTCACCGGATACAACATCATCTTTGGTCGGCCCGCATTGGTCGACTTCGGTGCCATCACCTTCATCCGCCACCTCTgtatgaagttcccttgcgacaacgTAGGAGGAGGAAGATGTTGATCCAGTCCCGCCTCCTCCCCCGACACGAAGGGTGGTCCAGGAAGAAGATGAACTGGATTCGCAGATAGAAGCAGACCATGCACTGGAGCGcatggaagaaattgaagaggtgtgcatcagcgacaccgaCCTGAAGAAGGTAACCCAAGTCGGGAAGAACCTGAATGCAGAGGTTCAAGTTGCCATCATCGCTCGAGTGAAAGAGAACTAGGACATCCTGGCTTGGTCACACTCGGATATGACCAGGATAGACCATAACAGTATCTGCCACACCCTGAACATTGACGAGGGCGCGACTCTAGTCCGGCGGAAATGGAGACCCCTGGGGGCGGAGAGAGCAGAGACTCTCAAGTTAGAAGTTGAGAAGTtatcctcgatcaacttcattcggGAGGCCTTGTATCCCGTATGGCtagccaatccggtgctggtgccCTAGCCAAACGGGACgcggagaacttgcatcgacttcatggacctcaataaggcttgcccCAAATATTGTTTCCCTCTAtcccggatcgaccaaatggtagaTGCAATGTCCggatacgagatcttgagcttcatggacgcttattcaggctataaccagatctcAATGCACGTAGTAGACCAGAAACACACCAGTTTCCAGACAAacaagggggtgtactgctacatcgtcatgcccttcgggctcaagaacgccggagccacgtatcaaaggctcgtcaacagaatgttccaagCTCAGttgggaaggaatatggaggtctatatagacgacatgctggtcaagtctaagacCTTTGGAGGACACGCTGATGATCTGGCAAAAGCGTTTGCCATCATTCaaaagtatgggatgaagttgaatcctaaGAGGTGCACCTTTGGTGTGGCATCCGAGAAGTTCCTAAGCTTCATAGTAAGCTCTTAGGGATAGAGTCCAAACCggacaagatcaaagcattgatcgatatgcctttgccacggaagcacaaagacgttcagaGCTTGACGGGAAGAATAGCCGCCCTGAGCTATTTTGTCTCGAAAGCCACAGACAAATGCATCCCGTTTTTCAACATCCTTCAGGAAAGCCAAAGTTTGAATGGTCAGTCGAATGCAAAGAGGATTTCCAGAGACTGAAAGAGTATTTGGCCAGAGTGCCAATCTTAGCAAAGCCGGTGGATGGGGAGCCGTTGTACCTCTATTTGGCCGTGTCTGAACACGCCATCAGTGCCGCGCTCATATAGGAAGAAGAGAATCCCCAGCTCCCgatgtattacgtaagcaagaggttattaggTGTGGAGTCCAGATATCCACTAATAAAAAAGTTGACATTTTGCTTACTAATTGCATCCTGGAAGCTtaggccttactttcaggcccacaccATAAGAGTACTGACCAACCATCCCTTACGGCAAGTGTTACAAAAACCCGAATcatcggggagactcctgaagtgggccatggaactgagttaATTCGACATTGCATATGTCCCAAGGGTATCAATCAAGGCGCAGGCTCTGGCCGACTTTATCATGGAGTGCACCGGGATCACTAAAGATGATGATCCCATCGACCCCACAACACCtttatggaaggtcttcgtaaaTGGGGCCTCGAACGAAAACAGAGcggggctgggatcatcttaGTGTCACCACGAGGGCACCAGTTGCAAAGTGCCCTACATTTCTAGTTCGatgcatcgaacaacgaggccgagcacgaggccatgttggccggaATGCGTCTGGCCCAGGAGGTAGGGGCAACAAGTATGGAGGTCTATAGCGACTCCCAATTGGTTGTCAGAAAAATCTTGGGGGAAACCAAAGGAAGGGGGAAAAGATGGATGCTTATGTTACATGAGCTCGAGAGCTGCTTCAGTATTTTAAGAAGTAATACATTCACCGGATCCCTAGGGGacaaaatgtgtttgcagacacattagCAAAACTGGCCACAAATGCCGAGGCGGAGCTCTTTGGGCTTGTCCCGATCAACCATCTTCCCACACCAAGTATTTAAGTCCCCACGATCAACGCCATAGACTATTCCATGTCCTGGAAGGGACCTATCATCCACTAACTAACAACCGGGGGGTTGCCCACGGATAGGGCGGTGGCCAgaaagcttcagtaccaggccccCAGATACATCATGATGGAAGGAAAACTCTATCGTAGAGGGTTGTTCATGCTATACCTCTGATGGGTATCCGGGaccgaaatgagtgcaatcatgcatgagGTGCACTAAGGTTTCTACGGAGATCACACAACGAGACTCAAATTGTCCAAGAAAATCccaaggcaaggatatttctggccaacaatgaagaagaaTTGTGTCGATAATGTCCGCAAGTGTGAataatgccaaaggtacgcgaagattcTGCGAGTCCCTCCAACGGAAATAACCCTGATAACCAGCCCCTGGCCTTTCACAGTGTGGGGTATCGACCTAGTAGGGTCGCTCCCAATCGGGAATGGTGGTGTGAAGTACGCCATCATGGCCATAGATTTTTACACTAAGTGGGTCGAGGCGGAACCCATGAGCACCATTACCtcaaaaaaggccctggacttcgtcatcaacaacattgtgtgccgatatggcTTCCCTCACaagatcgtgtctgacaacgggaagAAATTTGACAACATTCACTTtactgacttctatgaaagacatggcatcatcaaaagcatCTCCGAAGTCACAAGGCCTCAAGAAAATGAGAAAACAGAggccgtgaacaagattttgaaaggaacattgaagaaaaagcttcaagcctacAAAAGTAAGTGCCCGGAAGAGTttccccgcgtactatgggcgtACTGGACCACCGAAAGAATGTCTACCGGGCATACTCTCTACTCCATGGTGTATGAATGCGAAGCAGTCATCCCAATGGAAACAACTATCCCGTCCCACAGACGGGACACGTATGTTCCcgtccagaaccacgccttactccaagaatctttgGACCTCATTGAAGAATCCCAAGTTTAGCTGAAGAAGTATCAAGGAAAGATCGccaggcactttaactctaaagttaagagccGAAGGTTTGAAACCGATGATCTGGTcctaagaagagtcttccctgcaacccaagatccgggagagggagttctgggcccaaattgggaaggaccgtacgaAATCCAACACGAAGTTTGTCCGGGAACGTATCGCTTAAGGAGAGTTGACagaacagaggtcccaagggcctggaatgcAGAACACCTTCGTAAGTACTATCAATAGTCTAGAGGgcgtgtttttttaaaaaaaatttcttttaaacaatgtacgcccagagagatttcttatttaatgaaaatgatgtgtacaaaacatcataaagaaatattgtaaatAAATGAAAGTTCGTGTCCGTCTTCACAAATAAGTGCCCAAGACTACAATCTTCGCTCACTTAGGGGGGTTTAACCTTCCGTATGACAAAGTTCgggaacaaaaaaataaaataggatGCAAAACGCAGAATGTAGTCCTAATCCAGACCGTACAGACTGGGGGTAGtgaaacccaactcccaacacaaggacgcaaggctcaggcctagtcctaaccTAGACATACATGAGCTAGAGGGTACAAACCCAATAGGACGCAAGGTTCaagcctagtcccaacccggacatacatggtacGGGGGGCACAAGACCCAATAAGACTTAAGGCTCAAGCCTAGTCCTAGCCCGGATGTACATGGTCTGGAGGTATAATACCCAGTAGGACATGTGGGCTTGGCCCAATCCTAACTctgacatacatggtccgggataTGAAATacctaaaacttggttgaccaAATGTGGTCCCAAATTATCAAATACCTGTCCACGTCTTCTCTATAATGGTCCAGAACCATTGGAACGTGAGTCCTAGGTATAAGTTatctaaaattagtcttataaatttcCCAGGTCGTGGGAACCTGACCCAtaggttcaaaataagctaatcaacttaTCTCTGATGGCCCAGGTCGTTGAAACCTGAACACCAGAATTAGGAAAAATAAATTTGGTGACAATTATTAACTCCCTAGTGGCCCAGGTCACTGGAACCTAGACAACAGGGTTAAAGCGAGTTAATAAGTTAAAGTCTAAAAAGAGATCTCTGATGGTCCAGGCCATTGGAGCGCGTAT
The Humulus lupulus chromosome 6, drHumLupu1.1, whole genome shotgun sequence DNA segment above includes these coding regions:
- the LOC133784739 gene encoding tryptophan N-monooxygenase CYP79A68-like; the protein is MGFLIPILLLFPIMKTVLLLCFLKYLIVNLVLIISSNNKKPTAATTLPPGPSPWPILGNIPEMLRNRPAYQWIHSLMKEMNTDIASIRLGTATHLIIVTSPEIAREFLKKHDAVFASRPHTAASSLLSRGYKTTILTPIGSQWKKMRRVLVSELFNRSKLAWLLQQRTEEADDLVRFVYNQVLASSGGGDGGVVDVRVAAKQYAAGVMRRIVFGRRYFGKGREDGGPGKEEEEQVEAVLTVLSHLYAYSVSDILPWLRWFDLDGNQRTVREAIKVINKHQDSLISERIREWREDDKAKKQPSDLLDVLILLKDSDGNPLLSYDEIRAQVTELFVAGIDNPYNAAEWALSEMLNQPEMLEKATEEIDRVVGNGKLLQERDIPQLPYLVACLREALRLHPVTAFNVPHLSTADCTVAGYFIPKGSHVLLSRHGLGRNPAVWDQPLRFNPDCHLPDKKCDLGETELRFVSFTTGRRGCIAMELGTNMTVMLLGRLLQCFTWKIPQGMEKIDLRSGEGNSQFKATPLYAHAKPRLNHSLYLNLNLY